One genomic window of Hirundo rustica isolate bHirRus1 chromosome 13, bHirRus1.pri.v3, whole genome shotgun sequence includes the following:
- the LOC120758962 gene encoding LOW QUALITY PROTEIN: SH2 domain-containing adapter protein F-like (The sequence of the model RefSeq protein was modified relative to this genomic sequence to represent the inferred CDS: inserted 1 base in 1 codon), with product MLLSGAAGSERGGCSGXGGAGGAPQCVGTMARWLREHLGFRSARPAPPAPPKPDYRAGPPPQPPLPPGGAAEPLAAAQPDIVAAYRLQKERDFEDPYSGPPPAAAAAPDGPRYVSPKHRLIKVEAVEKVTASPPPPPPVPAPPSSPPAGPEPPDEPPQELAVLEDYADPFDAAQVAGSQAGLEKVMENDGYMEPYEAQKMMAEIRQKGLREAPARPLHLYDTPYEPVLDTDSDCSACPRPRESRLPEDDERPPEEYDQPWEWKKERISKAFAVEIKVIKDLPWPPPVGQLDSSESPLDGEAGAPIPPQHSYEDANGPSEGLGYGRTSPCREEKARAVLRHGSSSLKSTKTLTAEPGPFVGERIDPALPLESQCWYHGAISRTDAETLLRLCKEASYLVRNSETSKNDFSLSLKSSQGFMHMKLSRTQENKYVLGQHSPPFDSVPEIIHHYASRKLPIKGAEHMSLLYPVAIRTL from the exons ATGCTGCTGAGCGGAGCGGCCGGCTCGGAGCGCGGCGGCTgcagcg ggggcggggccggcggggccccGCAGTGCGTGGGCACCATGGCCCGCTGGCTCCGCGAACACCTGGGCTTCCGCAGCgcccggcccgcgccgcccgcgccgcccaAGCCCGACTACCGCGCCGGGCCGCCGCCTCAGCCGCCCCTGCCGCCCGGGGGCGCGGCCGAGCCGCTGGCCGCCGCCCAGCCCGACATCGTGGCGGCCTACCGGCTGCAGAAGGAGCGCGACTTCGAGGACCCCTACAGcggcccgccgcccgccgccgccgccgcccccgaCGGGCCCCGCTACGTCTCGCCCAAGCACCGGCTCATCAAAGTGGAGGCGGTGGAAAAGGTGACCGCcagccccccgccgccgccgccggtgCCGGCCCCCCCCAGCTCGCCCCCGGCCGGCCCCGAACCGCCCGACGAGCCGCCGCAGGAG CTGGCTGTCCTGGAGGACTACGCAGATCCCTTTGATGCGGCACAGGTGGCAGGtagccaggcagggctggagaaggTGATGGAGAATGACGGATATATGGAGCCATATGAAGCCCAAAAGATGATGGCTG AGATCCGCCAGAAGGGCTTACGGGAGGCTCCTGCCCGGCCGCTGCACCTCTACGACACTCCGTATGAGCCTGTGCTGGACACGGACAGTGACTGCTCAGCTTGCCCCAGGCCCAGGGAGTCCCGGCTGCCCGAGGATGATGAGCGGCCCCCAGAGGAATATGACCAGCCCTGGGAATGGAAGAAGGAGCGGATCTCCAAAGCCTTTGCAG TTGAAATCAAGGTCATTAAAGACCTGCCATGGCCCCCGCCGGTGGGACAGCTGGACAGCAGTGAAAGCCCCCTGGATGGGGAGGCTGGTGCCCCCATCCCTCCGCAGCACAGCTACGAAGACGCCAATG GTCCATCGGAGGGGCTGGGGTACGGCCGCACCTcgccctgcagggaggagaaggcCAGGGCTGTCCTCAGGCATGGCTCCAGCAGCCTCAAGAGCACAAAGACGCTGACCGCTGAGCCTGGCCCCTTTGTCGGGGAGAGGATtgaccctgccctgcccctggaGAGCCAGTG CTGGTACCACGGGGCCATCAGCCGGACGGACGCAGAGACGCTGCTGAGGCTGTGCAAGGAGGCCAGTTACCTGGTGCGCAACAGCGAGACCAGCAAGAACGACTTCTCCCTCTCCTTGAA gagcagccagggcttcATGCACATGAAACTGTCCCGGACACAGGAGAACAAGTACGTGCTGGGCCAGCACAGCCCGCCCTTTGACAGCGTGCCGGAGATCATCCATCACTACGCCAGCCGCAAGCTGCCCATCAAGGGGGCTGAGCACATGTCCTTGCTTTACCCGGTGGCTATCCGCACCCTATAG